The following proteins come from a genomic window of Hymenobacter canadensis:
- the tnpA gene encoding IS200/IS605 family transposase, with product MSHVFQSLWVHVTWATKNRQPWLTAELKPVLFTQIRHIAETGSIHLNFLNGVHDHVHCLLSLRTTDRLDLVMQQLKGKSAHWVNEQGLTDFTFGWQNGYGAFSVSPSYLERVRNYIRNQEKHHQEQDYWQEMEMLEKMARVP from the coding sequence ATGAGCCACGTTTTTCAGTCGTTGTGGGTGCATGTTACGTGGGCTACCAAAAACCGGCAGCCTTGGCTCACGGCGGAACTGAAACCAGTGCTGTTTACTCAGATCCGGCACATTGCAGAAACCGGCAGCATCCACCTCAACTTCCTGAACGGCGTTCATGACCATGTGCACTGCCTGCTTTCGTTGCGCACTACTGACCGGCTGGATTTGGTGATGCAACAGCTCAAGGGCAAAAGTGCACACTGGGTAAATGAGCAGGGCCTGACGGATTTCACCTTTGGCTGGCAGAACGGCTACGGCGCGTTTTCCGTCAGTCCGTCGTACTTGGAGCGGGTGCGTAACTACATCCGTAACCAGGAAAAGCACCATCAAGAGCAGGATTACTGGCAGGAAATGGAAATGCTGGAAAAGATGGCGCGAGTGCCATGA